The following proteins are encoded in a genomic region of Solea senegalensis isolate Sse05_10M linkage group LG5, IFAPA_SoseM_1, whole genome shotgun sequence:
- the neflb gene encoding LOW QUALITY PROTEIN: neurofilament light chain b (The sequence of the model RefSeq protein was modified relative to this genomic sequence to represent the inferred CDS: deleted 2 bases in 1 codon) — protein sequence MTSAGFDPYFPSSYKRRVVVRNAGYGAGGGIGSRSAYSSHSAPIASYASSRRSYPAYSRASSGYSSMLSAPVSAAAPELRLEQAAQVSSEFKSLRTQEKAELQGLNDRFASFIERVHELEQQNKLLETELLLLRQRQTEPSNLRALYDHEIRQLHAAVEDARHEKQAAQDHRDEMEDVLHDLQKRFEDEVLCRADAEGRLIDARKETDDAALGQAELEKRVETLLDELAFLKRLCEREIAELQAQIQYSADVSVEMEVIKPDLSAALRDIRGQYEKLAQQNLKSAELVLQDWFCNKMNVVTVGTARNTESARNVKDEAGEYRRLLKTRTLEIDACREMNQALENQLQDVEEKQSAEISALQDTISQLEDELRANKNDMARYLKDYQDLLNVKMALDIEIAAYRKLLEGEENRISVAGPASVTAFSQAAYAAPPYGRTQFSMHSQLSSAPPYLLSSRLYTSALATEETISASQAQQAEASPPQEEEEEEEEEEQVEEEEEEEEVEEEQVEEEEGEEEEGDAEEEQEGEEEKQEEGDEEAGGQEEGEAEGGDKGDEEQGDEESQPQEGDGGEQEEAGGDEEGDKVDEEEEKVESEEKTTDKKV from the exons ATGACTTCCGCCGGCTTTGACCCTTACTTTCCCTCTTCTTACAAGAGGAGAGTGGTGGTGCGCAATGCAGGATATGGAGCTGGTGGAGGAATTGGATCCAGGTCGGCCTACTCCAGCCACTCTGCCCCGATAGCTTCCTATGCATCCTCCCGCAGAAGTTATCCTGCATACTCACGGGCTTCCTCCGGCTACTCCTCCATGCTTTCTGCCCCCGTGTCTGCAGCTGCTCCTGAGCTACGCCTTGAACAAGCCGCCCAGGTCAGCTCTGAGTTCAAATCATTGAGGACCCAGGAGAAGGCTGAGCTGCAGGGCCTGAACGACCGCTTCGCAAGCTTCATTGAGCGGGTCCATGAATTGGAACAGCAGAACAAGTTGCTGGAGACGGAACTTCTGCTGCTGAGGCAGAGGCAAACGGAGCCATCCAACCTGCGGGCCCTGTATGACCATGAGATCCGCCAGCTCCATGCTGCCGTAGAAGACGCTCGCCATGAGAAGCAAGCGGCCCAGGATCACAGGGATGAGATGGAGGACGTGCTGCATGACTTGCAGAAACGCTTTGAAGACGAAGTGCTCTGCAGAGCGGATGCAGAGGGCAGGCTCATCGACGCTAGGAAGGAAACAGATGATGCTGCCCTGGGCCAGGCTGAGCTCGAGAAAAGAGTTGAGACCCTGCTGGATGAGTTGGCCTTCCTGAAGCGCCTCTGCGAGCGTGAGATCGCAGAGCTGCAGGCCCAAATACAATACAGCGCTGACGTGTCAGTGGAGATGGAGGTCATCAAACCTGACCTTTCTGCTGCCCTCCGCGACATCCGAGGGCAGTACGAAAAGCTGGCCCAACAAAACCTCAAGTCGGCCGAA CTGGTTCTGCAAGACTGGTTCTGCAACAAGATGAACGTGGTGACCGTGGGCACCGCGCGCAACACAGAGAGTGCGAGAAATGTCAAAGACGAGGCCGGAGAGTACCGCCGACTCCTCAAAACCAGGACGCTGGAGATCGACGCCTGCCGCGAGATGAACCAAGCTCTGGAGAACCAACTGCAGGATGTGGAGGAGAAGCAGAGTGCTGAGATCTCCGCACTGCAG GATACGATAAGTCAACTGGAGGACGAGCTGAGGGCAAACAAGAATGACATGGCTCGCTACCTGAAAGATTACCAGGACCTCTTGAATGTGAAGATGGCTTTGGATATTGAAATAGCAGCCTACAG GAAGCTTCTCGAGGGAGAAGAGAACCGTATAAGTGTGGCAGGCCCAGCTTCTGTCACCGCTTTCTCTCAAGCCGCGTACGCCGCTCCACCTTACGGGAGAACCCAGTTCTCCATGCACTCCCAGCTGAGCTCTGCACCACCCTATCTGCTGAGCTCCCGTCTGTATACTTCAGCGCTCGCCACGGAGGAGACAATATCTGCAAGCCAAGCACAGCAGGCAGAGGCAAGCCCTCctcaagaggaggaggaggaggaggaggaggaagagcaggtggaggaggaagaggaagaagaggaggtggaggaggaacaggtggaagaggaagagggcgaagaggaggagggtgacgcagaggaagagcaggagggtgaggaggaaaaGCAAGAGGAAGGAGATGAAGAGGCAGGCGGACAAG AAGAAGGCGAGGCAGAGGGCGGCGACAAAGGAGACGAGGAGCAAGGAGACGAGGAGAGTCAGCCTCAGGAAGGGGACGGTGGCGAACAGGAAGAGGCAGGTGGCGATGAAGAGGGGGACAAAgtggacgaggaggaagagaaggtgGAGAGTGAAGAGAAAACCACGGATAAAAAAGTTTAA